Proteins co-encoded in one Aphelocoma coerulescens isolate FSJ_1873_10779 chromosome 21, UR_Acoe_1.0, whole genome shotgun sequence genomic window:
- the MIIP gene encoding migration and invasion-inhibitory protein isoform X3, translating into MDLELLKRLRQTNQDLLQRLRMKQEEIRKGLPSKQLFPASLHSSTVADRCVPSPRRGKENQVDAVKSTADPGIMVSVEPRAGPALSSSLKHSSSDRGVQQQQAKTEEGAGFNSRFPGKEKNVTPVSAIIMCGREISRADGDGHARGSPEKESFFLERGENRRQSTLMQGPHEKSHLEPSLSRVQNKETSEQHMVIREPHIPKSVLLTSRSKEFKKEARHVTFQPDPEEDAVPVSSWSAHPLLGYDWIAGLLDTKSSVTEKSEQYFAELQEFRQANRETCIHQQHLEPKALDCTGPEQELDLITGSHKCVYCYRLNQRLFTIPVDSESACPVCKIPHTHQPPATLEEPTYVRVSIPRSALLPAYKYKAHRRRSFELADNLALPSHCLAGWENMVPSSNPLLSSLDLRASLEEKPSPYPCLLFLSSCMSCPS; encoded by the exons ATGGACTTAGAGCTCCTGAAGAGGCTGCGCCAGACCAACCAGGACCTTCTACAAAGGCTCAGAATGAAGCAGGAGGAGATCAGAAAAGGACTTCCCAGCAAGCAACTCTTTCCAGCATCCCTTCATAGCAGCACAGTTGCTGACAGATGTGTCCCCTCGCCCAGGAGAGGG AAGGAAAATCAGGTCGATGCAGTGAAGTCTACAGCTGACCCCGGAATAATGGTGTCTGTGGAACCCAGAGCTGGCCCAGCCCTCAGTTCATCTCTTAAacacagcagcagtgacagaggGGTACAGCAACAACAGGCGAAGACAGAGGAAGGAGCGGGTTTCAATTCCAGATTTCCTGGGAAAGAGAAGAATGTTACGCCAGTGTCTGCAATCATTATGTGTGGCAGAGAAATCTCCAGAGCGGATGGGGATGGCCATGCTCGAGGAAGTCCAGAGAAAGAATCCTTCTTCCTGGAACGGGGAGAGAACAGAAGACAGTCCACTCTGATGCAGGGTCCCCATGAGAAAAGTCATCTGGAGCCATCACTGAGCAGAGTGCAAAATAAAGAGACCAGTGAGCAGCATATGGTCATCAGAGAGCCCCATATCCCTAAATCAGTCTTGCTGACATCTCGGTCCAAAGAGTTTAAA aaggAAGCTCGTCATGTGACTTTTCAGCCTGACCCTGAAGAAGATGCCGTACCTGTGAGCAGCTGGTCTGCCCATCCTTTACTGGGCTATGACTGGATTGCAG GGCTCCTTGATACAAAGTCTTCAGTAACAGAAAAATCTGAGCAATACTTTGCTGAGCTGCAGGAGTTCCGACAGGCCAACAGAGAAACCTGTATTCATCAGCAGCACCTGGA ACCCAAGGCTCTGGATTGCACAGGTCCTGAACAAGAACTGGATTTGATAACTGGTTCCCATAAGT GTGTTTACTGTTACAGATTAAACCAGCGCCTCTTCACCATCCCTGTGGATTCAGAATCTGCCTGCCCCGTGTGTAAGATCCCACATACCCACCAGCCCCCAGCGACACTGGAAGAGCCAACTTATGTCAG GGTCAGCATTCCCAGATCCGCCCTTTTGCCAGCCTACAAGTACAAAGCCCATCGCAGGAGGAGCTTTGAGCTGGCAGACAATCTAGCACTGCCTTCG CATTGCCTGGCTGGCTGGGAAAAtatggtcccttccagcaaCCCCCTGCTCAGCAGTTTGGATCTGCGAGCCTCACTGGAAGAGAAGCCTTCTCCCTATCCTTGCCTG CTATTTCTGAGCAGCTGCATGAGCTGTCCCAGCTAG
- the MIIP gene encoding migration and invasion-inhibitory protein isoform X1, producing MDLELLKRLRQTNQDLLQRLRMKQEEIRKGLPSKQLFPASLHSSTVADRCVPSPRRGKENQVDAVKSTADPGIMVSVEPRAGPALSSSLKHSSSDRGVQQQQAKTEEGAGFNSRFPGKEKNVTPVSAIIMCGREISRADGDGHARGSPEKESFFLERGENRRQSTLMQGPHEKSHLEPSLSRVQNKETSEQHMVIREPHIPKSVLLTSRSKEFKKEARHVTFQPDPEEDAVPVSSWSAHPLLGYDWIAGLLDTKSSVTEKSEQYFAELQEFRQANRETCIHQQHLEPKALDCTGPEQELDLITGSHKCVYCYRLNQRLFTIPVDSESACPVCKIPHTHQPPATLEEPTYVRVSIPRSALLPAYKYKAHRRRSFELADNLALPSHCLAGWENMVPSSNPLLSSLDLRASLEEKPSPYPCLDLVSRMSGEARTDKFLHLPHLAHLRFSRANRDTREQLSVQMPLPPHSGPLT from the exons ATGGACTTAGAGCTCCTGAAGAGGCTGCGCCAGACCAACCAGGACCTTCTACAAAGGCTCAGAATGAAGCAGGAGGAGATCAGAAAAGGACTTCCCAGCAAGCAACTCTTTCCAGCATCCCTTCATAGCAGCACAGTTGCTGACAGATGTGTCCCCTCGCCCAGGAGAGGG AAGGAAAATCAGGTCGATGCAGTGAAGTCTACAGCTGACCCCGGAATAATGGTGTCTGTGGAACCCAGAGCTGGCCCAGCCCTCAGTTCATCTCTTAAacacagcagcagtgacagaggGGTACAGCAACAACAGGCGAAGACAGAGGAAGGAGCGGGTTTCAATTCCAGATTTCCTGGGAAAGAGAAGAATGTTACGCCAGTGTCTGCAATCATTATGTGTGGCAGAGAAATCTCCAGAGCGGATGGGGATGGCCATGCTCGAGGAAGTCCAGAGAAAGAATCCTTCTTCCTGGAACGGGGAGAGAACAGAAGACAGTCCACTCTGATGCAGGGTCCCCATGAGAAAAGTCATCTGGAGCCATCACTGAGCAGAGTGCAAAATAAAGAGACCAGTGAGCAGCATATGGTCATCAGAGAGCCCCATATCCCTAAATCAGTCTTGCTGACATCTCGGTCCAAAGAGTTTAAA aaggAAGCTCGTCATGTGACTTTTCAGCCTGACCCTGAAGAAGATGCCGTACCTGTGAGCAGCTGGTCTGCCCATCCTTTACTGGGCTATGACTGGATTGCAG GGCTCCTTGATACAAAGTCTTCAGTAACAGAAAAATCTGAGCAATACTTTGCTGAGCTGCAGGAGTTCCGACAGGCCAACAGAGAAACCTGTATTCATCAGCAGCACCTGGA ACCCAAGGCTCTGGATTGCACAGGTCCTGAACAAGAACTGGATTTGATAACTGGTTCCCATAAGT GTGTTTACTGTTACAGATTAAACCAGCGCCTCTTCACCATCCCTGTGGATTCAGAATCTGCCTGCCCCGTGTGTAAGATCCCACATACCCACCAGCCCCCAGCGACACTGGAAGAGCCAACTTATGTCAG GGTCAGCATTCCCAGATCCGCCCTTTTGCCAGCCTACAAGTACAAAGCCCATCGCAGGAGGAGCTTTGAGCTGGCAGACAATCTAGCACTGCCTTCG CATTGCCTGGCTGGCTGGGAAAAtatggtcccttccagcaaCCCCCTGCTCAGCAGTTTGGATCTGCGAGCCTCACTGGAAGAGAAGCCTTCTCCCTATCCTTGCCTG GACTTAGTGTCCAGAATGTCAGGAGAAGCCAGAACTGATAAGTTTCTGCATCTGCCTCACTTGGCACACCTGAGGTTTAGCAGAGCAAACCGGGACACCAGAGAGCAGCTCTCAGTTCAGATGCCACTCCCTCCACACTCTGGACCATTGACTTGA
- the MIIP gene encoding migration and invasion-inhibitory protein isoform X2, with product MDLELLKRLRQTNQDLLQRLRMKQEEIRKGLPSKQLFPASLHSSTVADRCVPSPRRGKENQVDAVKSTADPGIMVSVEPRAGPALSSSLKHSSSDRGVQQQQAKTEEGAGFNSRFPGKEKNVTPVSAIIMCGREISRADGDGHARGSPEKESFFLERGENRRQSTLMQGPHEKSHLEPSLSRVQNKETSEQHMVIREPHIPKSVLLTSRSKEFKEARHVTFQPDPEEDAVPVSSWSAHPLLGYDWIAGLLDTKSSVTEKSEQYFAELQEFRQANRETCIHQQHLEPKALDCTGPEQELDLITGSHKCVYCYRLNQRLFTIPVDSESACPVCKIPHTHQPPATLEEPTYVRVSIPRSALLPAYKYKAHRRRSFELADNLALPSHCLAGWENMVPSSNPLLSSLDLRASLEEKPSPYPCLDLVSRMSGEARTDKFLHLPHLAHLRFSRANRDTREQLSVQMPLPPHSGPLT from the exons ATGGACTTAGAGCTCCTGAAGAGGCTGCGCCAGACCAACCAGGACCTTCTACAAAGGCTCAGAATGAAGCAGGAGGAGATCAGAAAAGGACTTCCCAGCAAGCAACTCTTTCCAGCATCCCTTCATAGCAGCACAGTTGCTGACAGATGTGTCCCCTCGCCCAGGAGAGGG AAGGAAAATCAGGTCGATGCAGTGAAGTCTACAGCTGACCCCGGAATAATGGTGTCTGTGGAACCCAGAGCTGGCCCAGCCCTCAGTTCATCTCTTAAacacagcagcagtgacagaggGGTACAGCAACAACAGGCGAAGACAGAGGAAGGAGCGGGTTTCAATTCCAGATTTCCTGGGAAAGAGAAGAATGTTACGCCAGTGTCTGCAATCATTATGTGTGGCAGAGAAATCTCCAGAGCGGATGGGGATGGCCATGCTCGAGGAAGTCCAGAGAAAGAATCCTTCTTCCTGGAACGGGGAGAGAACAGAAGACAGTCCACTCTGATGCAGGGTCCCCATGAGAAAAGTCATCTGGAGCCATCACTGAGCAGAGTGCAAAATAAAGAGACCAGTGAGCAGCATATGGTCATCAGAGAGCCCCATATCCCTAAATCAGTCTTGCTGACATCTCGGTCCAAAGAGTTTAAA gAAGCTCGTCATGTGACTTTTCAGCCTGACCCTGAAGAAGATGCCGTACCTGTGAGCAGCTGGTCTGCCCATCCTTTACTGGGCTATGACTGGATTGCAG GGCTCCTTGATACAAAGTCTTCAGTAACAGAAAAATCTGAGCAATACTTTGCTGAGCTGCAGGAGTTCCGACAGGCCAACAGAGAAACCTGTATTCATCAGCAGCACCTGGA ACCCAAGGCTCTGGATTGCACAGGTCCTGAACAAGAACTGGATTTGATAACTGGTTCCCATAAGT GTGTTTACTGTTACAGATTAAACCAGCGCCTCTTCACCATCCCTGTGGATTCAGAATCTGCCTGCCCCGTGTGTAAGATCCCACATACCCACCAGCCCCCAGCGACACTGGAAGAGCCAACTTATGTCAG GGTCAGCATTCCCAGATCCGCCCTTTTGCCAGCCTACAAGTACAAAGCCCATCGCAGGAGGAGCTTTGAGCTGGCAGACAATCTAGCACTGCCTTCG CATTGCCTGGCTGGCTGGGAAAAtatggtcccttccagcaaCCCCCTGCTCAGCAGTTTGGATCTGCGAGCCTCACTGGAAGAGAAGCCTTCTCCCTATCCTTGCCTG GACTTAGTGTCCAGAATGTCAGGAGAAGCCAGAACTGATAAGTTTCTGCATCTGCCTCACTTGGCACACCTGAGGTTTAGCAGAGCAAACCGGGACACCAGAGAGCAGCTCTCAGTTCAGATGCCACTCCCTCCACACTCTGGACCATTGACTTGA